From the Desulfonatronum thioautotrophicum genome, the window CCGGTGGGTCCACATTCGCCGCCTGGCTGGCCTTCGGAGCAAGCCTGGATTTTTCCATTACCCGGATGGTCACCGTATTGGTCATCGCCTGTCCGCATGCACTTGGTCTGGCCGTGCCCCTGGTCATTGCCATCTCCACCACCATGGGGGCCCAGAATGGCCTGCTGGTGCGAGATCGACGCGGCCTGGAGGAAGCACGCAAGCTGGACATGGTTGTCTTCGACAAGACCGGTACATTGACCCGAGGTGAACACCGTGTCCTGAAAATAACAGCCGCCGACCAATTGGACCAGCAACAGGTCTTGCGGTTGGCCGCGGCAGTTGAACACGATTCGGAACATCCCATCGCCCGGGCTCTGCTCGAAAGTGCCCGGGAGAAAGAGCTTGACCTTCCCGGCGCGGAACACTTCGAGGCCATCCCCGGTCATGGGGTCCAAGCCACGGTTGAAGGTCGTCACCTCCAGGTCGGCGGGCCGAATTTACTCCGCAAGTTCACCCTCGAGCATTCTGGAGAACTGGGCAGGGCGGCAAACGAATTTGAACAGCAAGGGCACGCCGTGGTTTATCTGGTCCAGGACAAAAAAGAACTGCTCGCCGTATTCGCCGTGGCGGATGCCGTTCGGGAGGAATCCCAAAAAGCCGTCCAGCTCCTGCATGATGACCGCATTGCCGTGGCCATGTTGACGGGCGACTCCCAGGTCGTGGCCGATGCGGTCGCCAGGGAACTTGGCATTGATACTGTTTTCGCTGAAGTCCTGCCGGAGGACAAGGCGGACAAGATCAAGGAACTGCAAAAGCAGGGCAAGCGAGTTGCCATGGTCGGCGACGGTGTGAACGACGCTCCGGCCCTGGCCACCGCGGATGTCGGCATTGCCATTGGGGCGGGAACGGATGTGGCGGTGGAAGCCGGCGACGTTGTCCTGATGCGCAGTGATCCGCGAGATGTATCCCGGATTGTGCATCTCAGCCGGGCGACGAACCGCAAGATGATCCAAAACCTGTGGTGGGCAGCGGGGTACAATATCGCGGCCATTCCTTTGGCAGCCGGCGTACTGGCATGGGCCGGGATCATTCTTGCTCCAGCAGCCGGCGCGATATTGATGTCCGCCAGCACGGTTATCGTGGCTGTCAATGCCCAATTGCTGCGCCGCTTTGAATTGTAATACTTTTTGATTTTTGTTTTCCAACAACAAGCAAAAAACAAGGAGCATTCGACTATGAGCAGCACTGATTATCATGAATCGGCGCGTGATCTTTCCAATGAAACGAAGGAAATGCACCGTGCAATTGTATCTTTAATGGAAGAACTCGAAGCCGTAGACTGGTACAACCAGCGGGTTGATGTGTGTAAGGACAAGGAATTGCGGGATATACTCATTCATAATCGAGATGAAGAAAAGGAACATGCGGCAATGATCATCGAGTGGATTCAAAGAAATGACAATATATTCTCAAAAGAACTCAAAGAAGTTCTTTTCTCGGACAAAGAAATATCCCATGATTAGCTATTGTGCTGATATTTCTTCTGCATCTGCAATCTCATATAAATGAGATATGTTATGAAAAATCTTGTCACAATTGTCGCTATCCTTTCACTACTGGCCTTGGGCCCTGTATTTGCCAATTCGGGTGTACAAAGCAACAATTCAGGATTCGGGGGCAAAAAGTGCTTTGCACTCGCCAAGTGACTCCTTATCCCATCCGAGAAAACCGGTCTGGTTTCCGCCTTCGCGGTAATCCAGCTTTGGCATGAGGCTCTGCCCGGGATGTGCAGAACAGTTTCGGCAACACAACCGTTTTTGAACTTTTTGGAGCGACATCATGCCCTACGACAGCAGGAACGATCTTCCGAGCCAGGTCCAGGAGAATCTTCCAGAACATGCGCAGACCATCTACCGCAAGGCATTCAATAACGCCTGGGAACAATACGATACACCGGAAAAGAGACGGAAAGACGCAGACAGAGAGGAGACAGCACATCGCGTCGCTTGGGCCGCAGTGAAAAATGTCTATGAGAAGGATGACCAAGGTGAATGGGTACCCAGGAACGTATGAAACTCTCGCTGGAAATTACCTTCGGTCTCTGTTTGTTGTGAACCTGACTGAAAGGGGAGAAGGTGATCCCCATGATGACGAAGTGTATGAGCAGTTACTCAGAAATTTGTAAGTTGAAATATTTTATTTAATTTTTATCCAGGAGGTTTTTCATGAAAAAGATCATTGGACTAACTGTCATCCTCTCAATGCTGGTCTTAAGTTCTGTTTTTGCCAATACCAATCATCAGGAAAATAAAACCTTCCTGGTGGTATCATCTGAAAATCTTGAAAATGGGACAGGACAAGATGGTAACGATCCAGAAACTCTTGGCGATGTGTATCGTCGAACACCCAGGACCCCACATTGGGGCATGATCCCCGCAGAGGGATATGCGCAGGTCGGTATCGCAGAACTGATTTTGGATGAACTACTCGATGCCGATGTATATGACGAAGCTCATGAGGTAATTGCCAATGTTAACGAAGTGTTGCTTGGGTCGGATGGCCAGCCGGACCGCTTGGTCATCGATGTAGGCGGATTCCTTGGTATTGGGGCAAGAAGCGTTGCTTTTGATACAGATGATTTGGATTTTTTCAAAGGACCTGCCGATGACCTGCGGATATATATCCCCATGACTGAAGATGAACTCTTGGAAAAACCAGAGTATACGGATTAATTGATTAAGTATTTCGCTATCTTTTGAAAATCCTGCAATTGCCGCGAGGCAGTTGCAGGATTTATACAGATGGACGGCAGTGTTCTTTTCCAATGGGCGGGGTAACCCCATCAATGCGAAAACTTGCCATTCTCTTCTCTTTATCTGTCCATTCGGGTTTTTTTGAAGTCTAGAATTGATTTATATCAAAATTTCATATATTTATAGGTTTCTTGTCAAAAAATGGCTCAATTTTTGTCATTTTGATGGAAAATCTGTCAAAATCGATGATAAGGTAATTTTGAAGGTGACGTTAAATCTATGTCGTATTGCTTCAAATCCATTTACTGCCGATTGAGTAAATTGCGGATACTCGAAATCGATTGTGTGAATGGAGAGGAAAATGGTTTGTGGAGAAGGATTATACTTCTTGTCTAGGCTTTTTTTTTGCATATGTATGGCAGGCTGGTAAAAATGACCGCGACAACCCATGCATATCAAGGAGCAATCCTATGAAAATTGAAGGCAGCGACAGGGTGTATGTTCCCACGGATCATCTGAAGGCCGTGCAGGAAAAGATTCAGGAGTTGAAGCGGAAAGCCGGTGCCGAAGAGCTGGGGGACAGAATGAGTCTGCAAACTCGGCGGCCATCCGGGATTGGCTCAGGGACACTTGCGGGGAGGGCTCCCGGTGAGCATTCCGGCGAGTTATCCTTTGAGGAGATGCGGCACAACCTGGAACAGATCAAACGCACCGGCCAGCATGCCCAACTGGGCGATGTGCACGCGGATCTGAACATGGACCGGGTCCGGGAGTTGTTGCGACCATTGGGATGATACGTTCGTTTCTTCGTGACGGCATGACAAAACTCGCGGGACCATGTCCCGCGAGTTTTGTCATTTTAGGCTCCTGAGAGCATGCGACCTCAATTTCATGGTTGACGAAGCGGGTAAAAATATTATCTGTAGACCTCTTTTTTGCAGTGTGTGGTTCGCAAGACTCATCCCAAGACAGGAGAAGGAGAATGGATATGAACGTGGAGACAGCGCAAACCCCAGGGGAAACCCGGGAATTTCAGGCTGAAGTCAAGAAGATCCTCGATATTGTTATTAACTCGTTGTACACGGAGCGGGAAATTTTTCTCCGGGAACTCATTTCCAACTCCGCCGATGCCCTGGAGCGATATCGGCATCAGAGTTTGACCGATGCGGGCGTAGATGCTGAGTCGCCCTTGCAGATTCAAATCGCGGTGGACAAGGATGCCAAGGCCCTGACCATTACGGATACCGGGATCGGCATGGATCGCGGTGAATTGGAAACCAACCTGGGAACCATCGCCCATTCCGGTACAAAGACATTTTTGTCCCAGTTAGCCGCGGGCACCAAGGACGTCAATTTGATCGGTCAGTTCGGGGTCGGATTTTATGCCGCCTTCATGGTGGCGACCAAAGTCCGGGTCTCCTCCCGATCTTTTCGCCATGACGATACGGGCCATGTCTGGGAGTCTGACGGCGGCGGGGTGTATACCATTACTGCCGCTTCCGGATTGCCCCGAGGAACCTCCATTGTTTTGGAACTCAAGGAGGATGCGGCCGAGTTCGCTGATCCGGAGCGGATCAAGCGGATCATCAAGCAGTATTCCAGCTTTGTTCCCTTCCCGATCCTGGTGGACGGCGAGGCCGTAAATACGGTGCAGGCACTGTGGACCAAAAGCAAAAGCGAAATTTCCGACGAAGAATATACCGAGTTCTACAAGTTCGTGGGCAATGCCTTTGACGAACCGCTTCTGCGTCTGCATTTCGATACGGACGCCCCTCTGGCCATCAAGGCCCTGCTGTTTGTGCCCAAGGACAACTTCGAAAAGTACGGCCTGGGCCGGACCGAGCCGGGAGTCAATCTGTACTGCCAGCGGGTGCTCATCGAGCAGCATTCCAAGACCATCCTGCCGGAGTGGCTACGCTTCCTCAAGGGCGTGATCGACTCCGAGGACCTGCCCCTGAACATCTCGCGGCAGGCTCTGCAGGACAGTTCGCTGGTGCGCAAGATCAATTCCGTGGTCACCAAGCGGTTTCTGAAGCATCTGGAGGAAACAGCCAAGAACACCCCGGAGACCTACGAGACGTTCTGGGGAGACTTCGGCTACTTCCTGAAAGAGGGCGTGGTCAGCGATTTCGGTCACCGGGAGAGCCTGGGCAAGCTGCTACGCTTCGAATCTTCCACCACCGAGCCCGGCAAGCTGACCTCCCTGGCTGACTACCTGGGGCGGATGAAAATCACCCAGAAGGAGATCTACTACATCCACGGCTCCAATCGCGAGGCCATCGAAGCCGGCCCGTACATCGAGGCCTTCCGGAAACGGAATCTGGAAGTGATCTACACCATGGATCCCATTGACGATTTCGTGATGGGTCATCTGGCGGAGTTCGAGGGCAAGAAGCTGGTTTCCGCGGATCGGGGAGACATTGAACTGCCGGAACTGGATGAAGACAAACAAGACAGGCAGCAGCCGGAAACCGAGCAGGAGCTGGACAAGGCCCAGGCCACGGACCTGGCGGCCTGGATGAAAGGCGTGCTCGGCGACCGGGTCAAGGAGGTCAAGGAATCCAAACGCCTCGAAGGCAGTCCGGCAATGATCGTCAATCCGGATGCGCATATGACCAGCTCCATGGAACGGGTCATGCGCGCCGCCGGCCGCCAGGCTGATTTGCCAATCTCGGCCAAGGACCTGGAAATCAACGCCCGTCATCCGCTGATCAAGGGCTTGGCCTCGCTACGCCAAACCGACGAATTCTTTGCCCGAACCGTGGCCGAACAAATCCTGGACAACGCCATGGTCCAGGCTGGTCTGCTCATCGAACCGCGGAATATGGTGGAGCGGACCTATCGAATTCTGGAGCGGGCTGTTGGTGGAGCAGGGGAGACACCTAACAAGGTGGAGTCAGATACCTGATCATGTCATTCATTTCGTAGGGGCGCACCTGTGTGTGCGCCCTTGCGGGTGAACGATATCCCGCCGGTTTCATGGCAGCATGCCCGGCCAACGTTCGTATATCCTCGGACATTCTCCCTACATGCGACTCGTCGCCCAGTCGCCTCAGTCCGTAATGGGCGCACACACAGGTGCGTCCCTAAATAAGACACCAAATTCAAACAGGCCGAAAGCATCTCGCTTCCGGCCTGTCCAGACTGCAGTTATTTCAATGTGTTATCGCTTCATCCGGATCACTTCATCCAGCATCATGTCCGTGGTGGTAATGGTCTTGCTGTTGGCCTGAAATCCCTTTTGTGTGCTGATCATTTTGACAAACTCTGTGGCAAGGTCAACGTTGGAGAGTTCCAGGGCATTGGAGGCAATGGTTCCCAGTCGCCCGGAGCCGGCGATGCCGGTAAGTCCAGGCCCGGAATCACGGGTTTCCGCGAAGAGATTACCACCTTCACGCCGTAGTCCCCAGACATTGTTGAAGTCAGCCAAAGTCAACGCATACAGTTCAGTGACCTGCCCATTGGAGTATCTGCCGGTCAAGACCCCCTCACGGCTAATGGATATGTTTTGCAAAAAACCTGCGGTGTAGCCGTCTTGAGCCTGGAACAGCGTTGTGGAGGGGCTGGCAAAGCTTGTTGTATTCAGTGCATCCGGCTCCCAGGCACCGCCAGCGCCATCACCGGATCTGATACCAAAATTCAACTCAATCGGCTGCATATCTTCCGGATCCACTCCAAGAAAATTGGCATAGACCAGCGGGTAGCCATTCTGGGAGAAGACAGGAGGCCCTGCTGCACCTGGGCCAGGAGGAGCAACAGGCGGATTCAACAAACTTTGCATATTCTGCATTTCGATAAAATTTCCGGCGGCATTAAAAACCATCTCTCCTTGAAACAAAAGACCAGCACTTTCAGCAGGAACAATACCTCTCAAGTCCGATTCCGGAGGCACAGTCACAATATATTGCCAGTACTTGTTTGCAGCAGGTTCACCCGCTACAGGTTCTCGTTGCTGAAAATACACCGTGAGATTGTGTCCCCCCCCATTATCATCATAAACCCGAAGTGTGCTCTGATAGGTATACTGTTGCTCACCGATTGGTGGGTTGTTGGCAACTGCATTCCAGTTAGCCCATAAATTTGGCTCTGCAGCACCTGGTGCAGGATTTGTATCAATTGTTTGGCTTTGCGAATCCAGGTTAAGAATCATGCCAAAGTTGTTCGTTGCTTGGGGAGGGGATTGGAAATTTTCCAGTCGGATGTCGTCAGGCACGCCCTGGATGTTGACTTGCTGACCTTGCTCCATGTTCACCTGTCCAATGAACTGATCGACCTGTTGTTGCCCGATTTCCCAGCCTTGAACCCGATACCCATGCGGGTCGACTAGGTAACCATCCTTGTCAAAGCGAAAATTTCCAGCGCGGGTGTAGTAGGTCACAGCTTCCCCAGGTGGGCTGACAGTAAAAAAACCATTCCCGGTGATAGCCACGTCGGTTGATTCATTTGTGGTTTCCAGGGAGCCTTGACTGAAGTCGCCCAGGATCGCTCCAACGGCCACCCCACGGCCGACTTGGCCGATTCCATTGGCCACGCTGACGCTCTGGCTCATGAAATCCTCGAAATGCATGCGTGACCCTTTGAAGCCCACCGTGCTGACGTTGGCGATATTATTGCCGATAGTTCCCATTTTCTGGCCATGCCCCCGAAGGCCGCTGACTCCAGTCCACATTGACGCGGTGAGACTCATGGTTGTGCTCCTTCTTGATGATGCTTCCGTTCCCTCTCTCCGGTGCACTGTGGCACGGATAGGAGGTCAAATTGTTATTTCGGCCTGCTGTAGACTACATGCCCAGACTTTCAAGGAAGGCCTGAGTGGAACCGGTTGTGCCCGGAAGTGCTTCCGGAAATGTTCCAGGCAGCGTTCCAGGATTGCTCACGGATTGGGCGATGGTGTTGATTAGGTTGGTGAGCCCATTCAGGGCCTGGTTCGAGGTATCCCCGACCACCTCCCGGACATCCCCGATGTTCACTCGCCGGCCGTCCTGCAGGCGGAGGACGACCTGCTCACCGTCATTGACAATGCCACTGACCACGCCACTGGTTTGCGTGGTGACCATTAAGGGTTCGCCGTTGCGCCCCTCGGCAGCCATGGAAACCGAGTACACGCCGTCCGGCAAGGGGCTGCCATTGTGGTCCTTGCCATCCCAGGCAAACTGGTGTTCACCCGGCATCCTGCCGGGCAAGGTGATGGAGCGGACAATATTTCCGTGGGTGTCGAAGATGTTCAGGTACAATTTTGCCGCGGTATCCGGCAGAGTGTAGGAAAAAGAACTGATGGAGCCGCCGTTTTTGCTGATGCTTCGGCCGTCGGCCTGGATTTCCTTGCCAATGTAATTGATCGCGCTCAAGGTTTCCTGACGGGCGAAGGCGTCCTTGAAATCGGCAATGGAGTCGGAAATATTGTTCAACTGTTCCAAGCTGGAGAACTGGGCCAACTGGGCGACGAATTCCTTGTCATCCATGGGGTTCAGGGGATCCTGGTGAGCCAGTTGCGTGGTCAACAACCGCAAAAATGCATTGCGATCCAGTTCAGACTTGTTCCCGGTACGGGGATCCGGTGGGAGGAAATCCCTCTCAGCTCGTCCGACCAGGTCGCTGGAGTATTGATTGGCTATGGGGTTTGTGGGCATGTCGTTTCTCCCGGAAAGAGGAAAAATTTGCTAGGCGACTAGGTTGATGCCGCCCTCTCTGGGTGTGTTTTGCAAAATTGAGGCCTGTTCCGAGGCTTCCAATCCGTCCCCTCCTTTATTCCTTGCTCCACCCCGCCCTAAAGCAGCCCACTGGGTCTTGGCGCCTTGTTCCTGGAATTTTTGCCCATCCGAGCCTTGCCATAGCTGAGTGAATTGGTTTTGATTTTGGTCGCTGAATTGGGTTTGCACATCCAGACGAGTGACGCGCAAACCTTGGGATTCCAGAGACTGGCGGAGCAGGGGCAGATTTTCGGCGATGATTTGCCGAGCTTCCGGGTTTTCGGCGCGGAGCATGGCCTGGACTTCCTTGCCTACCACCCTCAGGTTTACCGTCAGACTCCCCAGTTCCGCGGGATGGAGTTGCAGTGTCAGCTGCTGACGCCCCTGGCCTAGATTTTGGAGCAGGCCGGAATGGACCTGGTTCAAGACGGCCCTGTGCGG encodes:
- a CDS encoding heavy metal translocating P-type ATPase — protein: MKDNDHNHSGHGDHHGHSAEMFRTRFWICLLLTVPALVWEPMLQDWFRYSAPEFPGSGYIPAFFGTIVFFYGGMVFLRGALEELANRRPGMMTLIALAICVAFVYSAAVTFGFPGHALWWELATLVTIMLLGHWIEMRSVSQAQGALKELAKLLPDTAERLTDGDQTEDVPVDELREGDLVLIRPGASVPIDGVVLSGESSLNEAMVTGESRPVHKSSGDKVVAGTVNGDGSLRVTVEHVGEETALAGIMNMVEQAQGSRSRAQTLADRAAFFLTLVAIVAGGSTFAAWLAFGASLDFSITRMVTVLVIACPHALGLAVPLVIAISTTMGAQNGLLVRDRRGLEEARKLDMVVFDKTGTLTRGEHRVLKITAADQLDQQQVLRLAAAVEHDSEHPIARALLESAREKELDLPGAEHFEAIPGHGVQATVEGRHLQVGGPNLLRKFTLEHSGELGRAANEFEQQGHAVVYLVQDKKELLAVFAVADAVREESQKAVQLLHDDRIAVAMLTGDSQVVADAVARELGIDTVFAEVLPEDKADKIKELQKQGKRVAMVGDGVNDAPALATADVGIAIGAGTDVAVEAGDVVLMRSDPRDVSRIVHLSRATNRKMIQNLWWAAGYNIAAIPLAAGVLAWAGIILAPAAGAILMSASTVIVAVNAQLLRRFEL
- a CDS encoding ferritin family protein, which produces MSSTDYHESARDLSNETKEMHRAIVSLMEELEAVDWYNQRVDVCKDKELRDILIHNRDEEKEHAAMIIEWIQRNDNIFSKELKEVLFSDKEISHD
- a CDS encoding ChaB family protein, translating into MPYDSRNDLPSQVQENLPEHAQTIYRKAFNNAWEQYDTPEKRRKDADREETAHRVAWAAVKNVYEKDDQGEWVPRNV
- a CDS encoding PRC-barrel domain-containing protein; translated protein: MKKIIGLTVILSMLVLSSVFANTNHQENKTFLVVSSENLENGTGQDGNDPETLGDVYRRTPRTPHWGMIPAEGYAQVGIAELILDELLDADVYDEAHEVIANVNEVLLGSDGQPDRLVIDVGGFLGIGARSVAFDTDDLDFFKGPADDLRIYIPMTEDELLEKPEYTD
- the htpG gene encoding molecular chaperone HtpG, coding for MDMNVETAQTPGETREFQAEVKKILDIVINSLYTEREIFLRELISNSADALERYRHQSLTDAGVDAESPLQIQIAVDKDAKALTITDTGIGMDRGELETNLGTIAHSGTKTFLSQLAAGTKDVNLIGQFGVGFYAAFMVATKVRVSSRSFRHDDTGHVWESDGGGVYTITAASGLPRGTSIVLELKEDAAEFADPERIKRIIKQYSSFVPFPILVDGEAVNTVQALWTKSKSEISDEEYTEFYKFVGNAFDEPLLRLHFDTDAPLAIKALLFVPKDNFEKYGLGRTEPGVNLYCQRVLIEQHSKTILPEWLRFLKGVIDSEDLPLNISRQALQDSSLVRKINSVVTKRFLKHLEETAKNTPETYETFWGDFGYFLKEGVVSDFGHRESLGKLLRFESSTTEPGKLTSLADYLGRMKITQKEIYYIHGSNREAIEAGPYIEAFRKRNLEVIYTMDPIDDFVMGHLAEFEGKKLVSADRGDIELPELDEDKQDRQQPETEQELDKAQATDLAAWMKGVLGDRVKEVKESKRLEGSPAMIVNPDAHMTSSMERVMRAAGRQADLPISAKDLEINARHPLIKGLASLRQTDEFFARTVAEQILDNAMVQAGLLIEPRNMVERTYRILERAVGGAGETPNKVESDT
- a CDS encoding flagellar hook protein FlgE yields the protein MSLTASMWTGVSGLRGHGQKMGTIGNNIANVSTVGFKGSRMHFEDFMSQSVSVANGIGQVGRGVAVGAILGDFSQGSLETTNESTDVAITGNGFFTVSPPGEAVTYYTRAGNFRFDKDGYLVDPHGYRVQGWEIGQQQVDQFIGQVNMEQGQQVNIQGVPDDIRLENFQSPPQATNNFGMILNLDSQSQTIDTNPAPGAAEPNLWANWNAVANNPPIGEQQYTYQSTLRVYDDNGGGHNLTVYFQQREPVAGEPAANKYWQYIVTVPPESDLRGIVPAESAGLLFQGEMVFNAAGNFIEMQNMQSLLNPPVAPPGPGAAGPPVFSQNGYPLVYANFLGVDPEDMQPIELNFGIRSGDGAGGAWEPDALNTTSFASPSTTLFQAQDGYTAGFLQNISISREGVLTGRYSNGQVTELYALTLADFNNVWGLRREGGNLFAETRDSGPGLTGIAGSGRLGTIASNALELSNVDLATEFVKMISTQKGFQANSKTITTTDMMLDEVIRMKR
- a CDS encoding flagellar hook assembly protein FlgD, with the translated sequence MPTNPIANQYSSDLVGRAERDFLPPDPRTGNKSELDRNAFLRLLTTQLAHQDPLNPMDDKEFVAQLAQFSSLEQLNNISDSIADFKDAFARQETLSAINYIGKEIQADGRSISKNGGSISSFSYTLPDTAAKLYLNIFDTHGNIVRSITLPGRMPGEHQFAWDGKDHNGSPLPDGVYSVSMAAEGRNGEPLMVTTQTSGVVSGIVNDGEQVVLRLQDGRRVNIGDVREVVGDTSNQALNGLTNLINTIAQSVSNPGTLPGTFPEALPGTTGSTQAFLESLGM